Proteins encoded within one genomic window of Pongo pygmaeus isolate AG05252 chromosome 4, NHGRI_mPonPyg2-v2.0_pri, whole genome shotgun sequence:
- the LOC129037030 gene encoding heterogeneous nuclear ribonucleoprotein A1-like 3, translated as MSESESPKEPKQQRKLFIGGLSFETTDESLRSHSEQWGMLTDCAVMRDPNTKHSRGFGFVIYATVEEVDTAMNARPHKVDGRVVEPNRAVSREDSQRPDAHLTVKKIFVGGIKEDTEEHHLRHYFEQYGKIEVIEIMTDQGSRKKRGFAFVTFDDHDSLDKTVIQKYHTVNGHNCEVRKALSNQEMASASSSQRGRSGSGNFGGGRGGGFGGNVNFGHAGNFSGRGGFGGSPSGGGYGGSGDGYNGFGNDGSNFGGGGSYNDFGNYNNQSSNFGPMKGGNFAGRSSGPYGGGGQYFAKPGNQGGYGSSSSSSSYGSGRRF; from the coding sequence ATGTCTGAGTCAGAGTCTCCTAAAGAGCCCAAACAGCAGAGGAAGCTCTTCATTGGAGGGTTGAGCTTTGAAACAACCGATGAGAGCCTGAGGAGCCATTCTGAGCAATGGGGAATGCTCACGGACTGTGCGGTAATGAGGGATCCAAACACCAAGCACTCCaggggctttgggtttgtcatatatgccACTGTGGAGGAGGTGGATACAGCTATGAATGCAAGGCCACACAAGGTGGACGGAAGAGTTGTGGAACCAAACAGAGCTGTCTCAAGAGAAGATTCTCAAAGACCAGATGCCCACTTAACTgtgaaaaagatatttgttggtggcattaaagaagacactgaagaacatcaccTAAGACATTATTTTGAACAGTATGGAAAAATTGAAGTGATTGAAATCATGACTGACCAAGGCAGTCGCAAGAAAAGGGGCTTTGCCTTTGTAACCTTTGACGACCATGACTCTCTGGATAAGACTGTCATTCAGAAATACCATACTGTGAATGGCCACAACTGTGAAGTTAGGAAAGCCCTGTCAAACCAAGAGATGGCTAGTGCTTCATCCAGCCAAAGAGGTCGAAGTGGTTCTGGAAACTTTGGTGGTGGTCGTGGAGGTGGTTTCGGTGGGAATGTCAACTTTGGTCATGCAGGAAACTTCAGTGGTCGTGGTGGCTTTGGTGGCAGCCCTAGTGGTGGTGGATATGGTGGCAGTGGGGACGGCTATAATGGATTTGGTAATGATGGAAGCAATTTTGGAGGTGGTGGAAGCTACAATGATTTTGGCAATTACAACAATCAGTCTTCAAATTTTGGACCCATGAAGGGAGGAAATTTTGCAGGCAGAAGCTCTGGCCCCTATGGCGGTGGAGGCCAATACTTTGCAAAACCAGGAAACCAAGGTGGCTATGGCAGttccagcagcagcagtagctatGGCAGTGGCAGAAGATTTTAA
- the KIF20A gene encoding kinesin-like protein KIF20A isoform X2, translating into MSQGILSPPAGLLSDDDVVVSPMFESTAADLGSVVRKNLLSDCSVISTSLEDKQQVPSEDSMEKVKVYLRVRPLLPSEVERQEDQGCVRIENVETLILQAPKDSFALKSNERGIGQATHRFTFSQIFGPEVGQASFFNLTVKEMVKDVLKGQNWLIYTYGVTNSGKTHTIQGTIKDGGILPRSLALIFNSLQGQLHPTPDLKPLLSNEVIWLDSKQIRQEEMKKLSLLNGGLQEEELSTSLKRSVYIESRIGTSTSFDSGIAGLSSISQCTSSSQLDETSHRWAQPDTAPVPVPANIRFSVWISFFEIYNELLYDLLEPPSQQRKRQTLRLCEDQNGNPYVKDLNWIHVQDAEEAWKLLKVGRKNQSFASTHLNQNSSRSHSIFSIRILHLQGEGDIVPKISELSLCDLAGSERCKDQKSGERLKEAGNINTSLHTLGRCIAALRQNQQNRSKQNLVPFRDSKLTRVFQGFFTGRGRSCMIVNVNPCASTYDETLHVAKFSAIASQLVHAPPMQLGFPSLHSFIKEHSLQASPSLEKGAKADTGLDDDIENEADISMYGKEELLQVVEAMKTLLLKERQEKLQLEMHLRDEICNEMVEQMQQREQWCSEHLDTQKELLEEMYEEKLNILKESLTSFYQEEIQERDEKIEELEALLQEARQQSVAHQQSGSELALRRSQRLAASASTQQLQEVKAKLQQCKAELNSTTEELHKYQKMLEPPPSAKPFTIDVDKKLEEGQKNIRLLRTELQKLGESLQSAERACCHSTGAGKLRQALTTCDDILIKQVRANYIPTSVLPAHSSAYVRKERGPEEKGPDSG; encoded by the exons ATGTCTCAAGGGATCCTTTCTCCGCCAGCGGGCTTGCTGTCCGATGACGATGTCGTAGTTTCTCCCATGTTTGAGTCCACAGCTGCAGATTTGGGGTCTGTGGTACGCAAGAACCTGCTATCAGATTGCTCTGTCATCTCTACCTCCCTAGAGGACAAGCAGCAG GTTCCATCTGAGGACAGTATGGAGAAGGTGAAAGTATACTTGAGGGTTAGGCCCTTGTTACCTTCAGAGGTGGAACGACAGGAAGATCAG GGTTGTGTCCGTATTGAGAATGTGGAGACCCTTATTCTACAAGCACCCAAGGACTCTTTTGCCCTGAAGAGCAATGAGCGGGGAATTGGCCAAGCCACACACAGGTTCACCTTTTCCCAG ATCTTTGGGCCAGAAGTGGGACAGGCATCCTTCTTCAACCTAACTGTGAAGGAGATGGTAAAGGATGTACTCAAAGGGCAGAACTGGCTCATCTATACATATGGAGTCACTAACTCAGGGAAGACCCACACGATTCAAG GTACCATCAAGGATGGAGGGATTCTCCCCCGGTCCCTGGCGCTGATCTTCAATAGCCTCCAAGGCCAACTTCATCCAACACCTGATCTGAAACCCTTGCTCTCCAATGAGGTAATCTGGCTAGACAGCAAGCAGATCCGACAGGAGGAAATGAAGAAGCTGTCCCTGCTAAATGGAGGCCTCCAAGAG GAGGAGCTGTCCACTTCCTTGAAGAGGAGTGTCTACATCGAAAGTCGGATAGGTACCAGCACCAGCTTCGACAGTGGCATTGCTGGGCTCTCTTCTATCAGTCAGTGTACCAGCAGTAGCCAGCTGGATG AAACAAGTCATCGATGGGCACAGCCAGACACTGCCCCAGTACCTGTCCCGGCAAACATTCGCTTCTCTGTCTGGATCTCATTCTTTGAGATATACAATGAACTGCTTTATGACCTATTAGAACCGCCTAGCCAACAGCGCAAGAGGCAGACTTTGCGACTGTGCGAGGATCAAAATGGCAATCCCTATGTGAAAG ATCTCAACTGGATTCATGTGCAAGATGCTGAGGAGGCCTGGAAGCTCCTGAAAGTGGGTCGTAAGAACCAGAGCTTTGCCAGCACCCACCTCAACCAGAACTCCAGCCGCAG TCACAGCATCTTCTCAATCAGGATCCTACACCTTCAGGGGGAAGGAGATATAGTCCCCAAGATCAGCGA GCTGTCACTCTGTGATCTGGCTGGCTCAGAGCGCTGCAAAGATCAGAAGAGTGGTGAACGGTTGAAGGAAGCAGGAAACATTAACACCTCTCTGCACACCCTGGGCCGCTGTATTGCTGCCCTTCGTCAAAACCAGCAGAACCG GTCAAAGCAGAACCTGGTTCCCTTCCGTGACAGCAAGTTGACTCGAGTGTTCCAAGGTTTCTTCACAGGCCGAGGCCGTTCCTGCATGATTGTCAATGTGAATCCCTGTGCATCTACCTATGATGAAACTCTTCATGTGGCCAAGTTCTCAGCCATTGCTAGCCAG ctTGTGCATGCCCCACCTATGCAACTGGGATTCCCATCCCTGCACTCGTTCATCAAGGAACATAGTCTTCAGGCATCCCCCAGCTTAGAGAAAGGGGCTAAGGCAGACACAGGCCTTGATGATGATATTGAAAATGAAGCTGACATCTCCATGTATGGCAAAGAG GAGCTCCTACAAGTGGTGGAAGCCATGAAGACACTGCTTTTGAAGGAACGACAGGAAAAGCTACAGCTGGAGATGCATCTCCGAGATGAAATTTGCAATGAGATGGTAGAACAGATGCAACAGCGGGAACAGTGGTGCAG TGAACATTTGGACACCCAAAAGGAACTATTGGAGGAAATGtatgaagaaaaactaaatatcctcAAGGAGTCACTGACAAGTTTTTACCAAGAAGAGATTCAG GAGCGGGATGAAAAGATTGAAGAGCTAGAAGCTCTCTTGCAGGAAGCCAGACAACAGTCAGTGGCCCATCAGCAATCAGGGTCTGAATTGGCCCTACGGCGGTCACAAAGGTTGGCAGCTTCTGCCTCCACCCAGCAGCTTCAGGAGGTTAAAGCTAAATTACAGCAGTGCAAAGCAGAGCTAAACTCCACCACTGAAG AGTTGCATAAGTATCAGAAAATGTTAGAACCACCACCCTCAGCCAAGCCCTTCACCATTGATGTGGACAAGAAGTTAGAAGAGGGCCAGAAG AATATAAGGCTGTTGCGGACAGAGCTTCAGAAACTTGGCGAGTCTCTCCAATCAGCAGAGAGAGCTTGTTGCCACAGCACTGGGGCAGGAAAACTTCGTCAAGCCTTGACCACTTGTGATGACATCTTAATCAAACAGGTTAGGGCAAACTATATACCCACTTCTGTCCTACCAGCCCACTCCAGTGCATAtgtgagaaaggaaagaggaccAGAAGAAAAAG GACCAGACTCTGGCTGA
- the KIF20A gene encoding kinesin-like protein KIF20A isoform X1, with protein sequence MSQGILSPPAGLLSDDDVVVSPMFESTAADLGSVVRKNLLSDCSVISTSLEDKQQVPSEDSMEKVKVYLRVRPLLPSEVERQEDQGCVRIENVETLILQAPKDSFALKSNERGIGQATHRFTFSQIFGPEVGQASFFNLTVKEMVKDVLKGQNWLIYTYGVTNSGKTHTIQGTIKDGGILPRSLALIFNSLQGQLHPTPDLKPLLSNEVIWLDSKQIRQEEMKKLSLLNGGLQEEELSTSLKRSVYIESRIGTSTSFDSGIAGLSSISQCTSSSQLDETSHRWAQPDTAPVPVPANIRFSVWISFFEIYNELLYDLLEPPSQQRKRQTLRLCEDQNGNPYVKDLNWIHVQDAEEAWKLLKVGRKNQSFASTHLNQNSSRSHSIFSIRILHLQGEGDIVPKISELSLCDLAGSERCKDQKSGERLKEAGNINTSLHTLGRCIAALRQNQQNRSKQNLVPFRDSKLTRVFQGFFTGRGRSCMIVNVNPCASTYDETLHVAKFSAIASQLVHAPPMQLGFPSLHSFIKEHSLQASPSLEKGAKADTGLDDDIENEADISMYGKEELLQVVEAMKTLLLKERQEKLQLEMHLRDEICNEMVEQMQQREQWCSEHLDTQKELLEEMYEEKLNILKESLTSFYQEEIQERDEKIEELEALLQEARQQSVAHQQSGSELALRRSQRLAASASTQQLQEVKAKLQQCKAELNSTTEELHKYQKMLEPPPSAKPFTIDVDKKLEEGQKNIRLLRTELQKLGESLQSAERACCHSTGAGKLRQALTTCDDILIKQDQTLAELQNNMVLVKLDLRKKAACIAEQYHTVLKLQGQVSAKKRLGTNQENQQPNQQPPGKKPFLRNLLPRTPTCQSSTDCSPYARILRSRRSPLLKSGPFGKKY encoded by the exons ATGTCTCAAGGGATCCTTTCTCCGCCAGCGGGCTTGCTGTCCGATGACGATGTCGTAGTTTCTCCCATGTTTGAGTCCACAGCTGCAGATTTGGGGTCTGTGGTACGCAAGAACCTGCTATCAGATTGCTCTGTCATCTCTACCTCCCTAGAGGACAAGCAGCAG GTTCCATCTGAGGACAGTATGGAGAAGGTGAAAGTATACTTGAGGGTTAGGCCCTTGTTACCTTCAGAGGTGGAACGACAGGAAGATCAG GGTTGTGTCCGTATTGAGAATGTGGAGACCCTTATTCTACAAGCACCCAAGGACTCTTTTGCCCTGAAGAGCAATGAGCGGGGAATTGGCCAAGCCACACACAGGTTCACCTTTTCCCAG ATCTTTGGGCCAGAAGTGGGACAGGCATCCTTCTTCAACCTAACTGTGAAGGAGATGGTAAAGGATGTACTCAAAGGGCAGAACTGGCTCATCTATACATATGGAGTCACTAACTCAGGGAAGACCCACACGATTCAAG GTACCATCAAGGATGGAGGGATTCTCCCCCGGTCCCTGGCGCTGATCTTCAATAGCCTCCAAGGCCAACTTCATCCAACACCTGATCTGAAACCCTTGCTCTCCAATGAGGTAATCTGGCTAGACAGCAAGCAGATCCGACAGGAGGAAATGAAGAAGCTGTCCCTGCTAAATGGAGGCCTCCAAGAG GAGGAGCTGTCCACTTCCTTGAAGAGGAGTGTCTACATCGAAAGTCGGATAGGTACCAGCACCAGCTTCGACAGTGGCATTGCTGGGCTCTCTTCTATCAGTCAGTGTACCAGCAGTAGCCAGCTGGATG AAACAAGTCATCGATGGGCACAGCCAGACACTGCCCCAGTACCTGTCCCGGCAAACATTCGCTTCTCTGTCTGGATCTCATTCTTTGAGATATACAATGAACTGCTTTATGACCTATTAGAACCGCCTAGCCAACAGCGCAAGAGGCAGACTTTGCGACTGTGCGAGGATCAAAATGGCAATCCCTATGTGAAAG ATCTCAACTGGATTCATGTGCAAGATGCTGAGGAGGCCTGGAAGCTCCTGAAAGTGGGTCGTAAGAACCAGAGCTTTGCCAGCACCCACCTCAACCAGAACTCCAGCCGCAG TCACAGCATCTTCTCAATCAGGATCCTACACCTTCAGGGGGAAGGAGATATAGTCCCCAAGATCAGCGA GCTGTCACTCTGTGATCTGGCTGGCTCAGAGCGCTGCAAAGATCAGAAGAGTGGTGAACGGTTGAAGGAAGCAGGAAACATTAACACCTCTCTGCACACCCTGGGCCGCTGTATTGCTGCCCTTCGTCAAAACCAGCAGAACCG GTCAAAGCAGAACCTGGTTCCCTTCCGTGACAGCAAGTTGACTCGAGTGTTCCAAGGTTTCTTCACAGGCCGAGGCCGTTCCTGCATGATTGTCAATGTGAATCCCTGTGCATCTACCTATGATGAAACTCTTCATGTGGCCAAGTTCTCAGCCATTGCTAGCCAG ctTGTGCATGCCCCACCTATGCAACTGGGATTCCCATCCCTGCACTCGTTCATCAAGGAACATAGTCTTCAGGCATCCCCCAGCTTAGAGAAAGGGGCTAAGGCAGACACAGGCCTTGATGATGATATTGAAAATGAAGCTGACATCTCCATGTATGGCAAAGAG GAGCTCCTACAAGTGGTGGAAGCCATGAAGACACTGCTTTTGAAGGAACGACAGGAAAAGCTACAGCTGGAGATGCATCTCCGAGATGAAATTTGCAATGAGATGGTAGAACAGATGCAACAGCGGGAACAGTGGTGCAG TGAACATTTGGACACCCAAAAGGAACTATTGGAGGAAATGtatgaagaaaaactaaatatcctcAAGGAGTCACTGACAAGTTTTTACCAAGAAGAGATTCAG GAGCGGGATGAAAAGATTGAAGAGCTAGAAGCTCTCTTGCAGGAAGCCAGACAACAGTCAGTGGCCCATCAGCAATCAGGGTCTGAATTGGCCCTACGGCGGTCACAAAGGTTGGCAGCTTCTGCCTCCACCCAGCAGCTTCAGGAGGTTAAAGCTAAATTACAGCAGTGCAAAGCAGAGCTAAACTCCACCACTGAAG AGTTGCATAAGTATCAGAAAATGTTAGAACCACCACCCTCAGCCAAGCCCTTCACCATTGATGTGGACAAGAAGTTAGAAGAGGGCCAGAAG AATATAAGGCTGTTGCGGACAGAGCTTCAGAAACTTGGCGAGTCTCTCCAATCAGCAGAGAGAGCTTGTTGCCACAGCACTGGGGCAGGAAAACTTCGTCAAGCCTTGACCACTTGTGATGACATCTTAATCAAACAG GACCAGACTCTGGCTGAACTGCAGAACAACATGGTGCTAGTGAAACTTGACCTTCGGAAGAAGGCAGCATGTATTGCTGAGCAGTATCATACTGTGCTAAAACTCCAAGGCCAGGTTTCTGCCAAAAAGCGCCTTGGTACCAACCAGGAAAATCAGCAACCAAACCAACAACCACCAGGGAAGAAACCATTCCTTCGAAATTTGCTTCCCCGAACACCAACCTGCCAAAGCTCAACAGACTGCAGCCCTTATGCCCGGATCCTACGCTCACGGCGCTCCCCTTTACTCAAATCTGGGCCTTTTGGCAAAAAGTACTAA